The following are from one region of the Geoalkalibacter subterraneus genome:
- the hemB gene encoding porphobilinogen synthase: MFFPEYRARRLRRTPGIRRMVRETFLRVDDLIYPMFSAFGDNIRKEIPSMPGIYQQSIEHIVAEAKEVHELGIPAVILFGIPEEKDPLGQDAYSDEGIIQRTVRAIKDAVPELTVITDVCMCEYTDHGHCGVIRDGDVDNDETLKLLAAEALSHARAGADIVAPSDMMDGRVAAIREILDANGFNHIPVMSYAVKYASAYYGPFRDAADSTPQFGDRRSYQMDPANRREAFREAALDLQECADFLMVKPALAYLDILRDLSDRFDLPLVAYNVSGEYSMVKAAAQLDWIDEDRVILETLVGMKRAGADLIITYHAKEAARLLASSRD; encoded by the coding sequence ATGTTCTTCCCCGAATATCGTGCCCGCCGCTTGCGCCGCACCCCCGGCATCCGCCGTATGGTGCGCGAAACCTTCCTGCGGGTGGATGACCTGATCTATCCCATGTTCAGTGCCTTCGGCGACAACATCCGCAAGGAGATCCCTTCCATGCCGGGGATCTACCAGCAGTCCATCGAGCATATCGTGGCCGAAGCCAAAGAGGTCCATGAACTCGGCATCCCGGCGGTTATCCTGTTTGGCATTCCTGAGGAGAAGGATCCTCTCGGGCAGGATGCCTACAGCGACGAAGGGATCATTCAGCGCACAGTGCGGGCCATCAAGGACGCGGTGCCTGAGCTGACGGTCATCACCGACGTCTGCATGTGCGAATACACCGACCACGGCCATTGCGGCGTCATCCGCGACGGGGATGTGGACAACGATGAGACGCTTAAGCTGCTGGCCGCCGAAGCGCTTTCTCATGCCCGCGCCGGCGCCGACATCGTGGCCCCTTCGGATATGATGGACGGCCGGGTCGCCGCGATCCGCGAGATTCTCGACGCCAACGGCTTCAACCATATCCCGGTGATGAGCTATGCGGTTAAATATGCCAGTGCCTACTACGGGCCGTTCCGGGATGCGGCCGATTCCACCCCGCAGTTCGGCGACCGGCGCTCCTACCAGATGGACCCTGCCAACCGCCGCGAGGCGTTCCGGGAAGCGGCGCTTGACCTGCAGGAATGTGCGGATTTTCTCATGGTGAAGCCTGCGCTGGCCTATCTCGATATTCTGCGCGACCTCAGTGACCGCTTCGATCTGCCGCTGGTGGCCTACAATGTCTCCGGTGAATATTCGATGGTCAAAGCGGCGGCACAGCTGGATTGGATCGACGAGGACCGCGTCATTCTGGAAACCCTGGTCGGCATGAAGCGTGCCGGTGCGGATCTCATTATTACCTATCACGCCAAGGAGGCCGCGCGCCTGCTGGCTTCTTCACGGGACTGA
- a CDS encoding potassium channel family protein produces the protein MNPSRFFIIGVGNIGLQLIRMLSRDFPLTCIDNNAHTLEMVKSLRGDAVRVVEGDATSRLVLEEAGISEGDTVIITTTSERVNLEVARVLRENFTVARIVAVGITKKGIEALENLEVEVEGIFNLSALGLRNRLEHKTKAVQGIGLGKNEILEVEVHPNSRVAHKRLSSINPHNWRVGIIYRDNNIVIPRGDTILKPKDRLIILGDPRVLQTVAEILTFRFQHFPLEYGDTLLVLLEGDETEDFFSELGYIHSVFPFERMRVLHPEKNNGYDEAVRRQIEEAGLRSAEFTTLTAKKSVAAALDSLSQEPDLRIGMTVLSRPRLVDSLGSMFARSQKKSYLQDLAHRVRCPLVLAGGSHPWEKVAVPCTDPENVQHVLETALEMSSAIKYEIEALLVRPSDYIATDEEQDAFTVMKKTVSDLSYIYKATIHATELSGNPIRSFCDHAKDYSLVVSDLTAWSDRGFIRSLFNPDVAWNIVRKTPVSVMVVPPPGELI, from the coding sequence TTGAATCCTAGTCGTTTTTTCATTATCGGAGTCGGCAACATCGGCCTTCAGCTGATCAGGATGTTGTCCAGGGACTTTCCTCTGACCTGCATCGACAACAATGCCCACACGCTGGAGATGGTCAAGTCGCTGCGTGGCGATGCCGTCAGGGTGGTTGAAGGGGATGCCACCAGCCGCCTGGTGCTCGAAGAGGCGGGAATCAGCGAAGGGGACACGGTGATCATCACCACCACTTCGGAAAGGGTCAACCTGGAAGTGGCGCGGGTGCTGCGCGAAAATTTCACGGTGGCGCGTATCGTTGCAGTCGGCATCACCAAAAAGGGGATCGAAGCTCTCGAAAACCTGGAGGTCGAGGTCGAGGGCATCTTCAACCTCAGTGCCCTGGGGCTGCGCAACCGCCTGGAGCACAAGACCAAGGCGGTGCAGGGGATCGGCCTGGGCAAAAACGAAATTCTCGAAGTCGAGGTCCACCCCAACTCCCGCGTCGCCCACAAGCGGCTCTCTTCCATCAACCCCCATAACTGGCGGGTCGGCATCATCTACCGCGATAACAATATCGTCATCCCGCGCGGCGATACCATCCTCAAACCCAAGGACCGCCTGATCATTCTGGGCGATCCGCGCGTGCTGCAGACCGTGGCCGAGATCCTGACCTTCCGGTTTCAGCATTTTCCGCTGGAATACGGCGACACCCTGCTGGTGCTGCTGGAAGGGGATGAGACCGAAGATTTCTTCTCCGAACTGGGTTACATCCACAGTGTTTTTCCCTTTGAACGGATGCGGGTGCTGCACCCCGAAAAAAATAACGGTTACGACGAGGCCGTACGGCGGCAGATCGAGGAAGCCGGCCTGCGATCAGCTGAATTTACGACGCTCACCGCTAAAAAATCGGTTGCGGCCGCCCTGGATTCTCTCTCCCAGGAGCCCGATCTGCGCATCGGCATGACGGTTCTGTCCCGCCCGCGCCTGGTGGATTCACTCGGCTCGATGTTCGCCCGTTCTCAGAAAAAAAGCTATTTGCAGGATCTGGCCCATCGGGTGCGCTGCCCCCTGGTGCTGGCCGGCGGCAGCCACCCGTGGGAGAAAGTTGCCGTACCCTGCACCGATCCGGAAAATGTGCAGCATGTACTCGAAACGGCACTGGAAATGTCTTCCGCCATCAAGTACGAAATCGAAGCGCTGCTGGTCAGACCTTCCGATTACATCGCCACGGATGAAGAGCAGGATGCCTTCACGGTCATGAAGAAAACCGTCTCCGACCTGAGCTACATCTACAAGGCCACCATTCATGCGACCGAACTCAGCGGCAATCCAATTCGCTCGTTCTGTGATCACGCAAAGGATTACTCTCTGGTGGTCAGCGACCTGACCGCCTGGAGCGATCGCGGTTTCATCCGCTCCCTGTTCAATCCCGACGTGGCCTGGAATATCGTGCGCAAAACCCCCGTGTCCGTCATGGTCGTCCCCCCGCCGGGCGAACTCATCTAG
- a CDS encoding HIT domain-containing protein, protein MFELDPRLEADTHMLGDFPLCRLLLMNDANYPWFILVPRREGVREIFELSTDDQHALLQESSFLAERLHTVFGADKINIAALGNQVPQLHLHHIVRYESDAAWPGPVWGAHPARPYGQKGLAAMLLKVGMVLNEGTEQVESHDD, encoded by the coding sequence ATGTTTGAACTCGATCCGCGGCTGGAGGCCGACACCCACATGCTGGGGGACTTCCCCCTGTGCCGCCTGCTGCTGATGAACGATGCCAACTACCCCTGGTTCATCCTGGTTCCCCGCCGTGAGGGTGTGCGTGAAATCTTTGAGCTCAGCACCGACGACCAGCACGCCCTGCTACAGGAGTCGTCCTTTCTGGCCGAACGGCTGCATACCGTGTTCGGAGCCGACAAGATCAACATCGCCGCCCTCGGCAACCAGGTCCCGCAGCTGCACCTGCATCATATTGTGCGCTACGAAAGCGATGCGGCCTGGCCCGGACCGGTGTGGGGGGCACACCCCGCGCGTCCGTACGGCCAGAAGGGTCTGGCCGCCATGCTGCTGAAAGTGGGCATGGTGCTCAACGAAGGGACCGAGCAGGTCGAGTCCCACGACGACTGA
- a CDS encoding GPMC system transcriptional regulator — protein MNPEPASRLNELSNKILSYGKENLTDILHVLEKALRLLSQRSRSRVYLEDLTRGILTCSQASGPYADLIRLKSFPINNASFAVSRVYINQEELLLEDVAAQSSPYARELAEKFDIAASYLIPLVHEGRALGVVCIDSGQIGQIPTSLQRDQLKQFLAQVTPVIDQARKYHQQILLARQVDAAKKREAALHMVKSAVRLIDKLALASVLVPAPPGETGDAGLRILASYSREKETKQLYEDHKLVSLGPGQSLLSRFINASGVITDETLLSPLYFPYLESETLQKRYLTDQLGLKSLFLVPRYEARTRRVICLVNYYTRETHTFSDFEKGLLEAHADMVERAIQEIGGQHIEIQVLAEINDLLQQRFEGLAPFLNRVLSKATEIIGADTGSIALVEQIDERKWLVVEDSEGRVVGAKSKEWLKQNIAPIPIGGSELPREERSLTGFVAATGRPHRIDDTIAEKSAGGFYREITETIRSELAVPVVCEGEVIAVICLDSMRPHFFTDEHQRILTLIERMISRHLGDRRRIEQLTTEVTQLRSDVGYKDPKVSSYKLGNIIGNSSKAMQVVDFIQRVAPPLANRIAFWSQASIREATLGLPSLLITGETGSGKEFVFNNIYSRLNEIYREKIRPGRELPVKKSNIAAYSGELTYSELFGHKRGAFTGAHADRMGILEEAHGGIVFLDEIGDADPKTQVQLLRFLDNGGFVRLGENTTRYARVLLVAATNKNLHQLIEEGAFREDLYHRLTELTIEVPSLNQRREDIGDLATHFLGQLFRIYKKPEESDNDQPTLTRGAREALVNHHFTGNIRELRSILLRALFFRRGAMITEEDIRTAVAGAPAAEPRDQTRKLTEEVAVRIYDDILAGREDFWSAVHQPYSSNHLTRETVLTLVERARDDGATTMPKMAQRLHACDPRSSDPEEQKVFFRFKNFLYKTIRIR, from the coding sequence TTGAATCCGGAACCCGCTTCTCGTCTGAACGAACTCTCAAATAAAATCCTCAGCTACGGCAAGGAGAACCTCACCGATATTCTTCATGTGCTGGAGAAAGCCTTGAGGCTTTTATCGCAACGCTCCCGCAGCCGCGTCTACCTTGAGGATCTGACGCGGGGGATTCTGACCTGCTCCCAGGCTTCGGGACCCTATGCCGACCTGATCCGGCTCAAATCCTTCCCCATCAACAACGCCAGCTTCGCCGTATCGCGTGTCTATATCAATCAGGAAGAACTGCTGCTGGAGGATGTCGCCGCGCAGTCGTCCCCCTATGCCCGCGAGTTGGCGGAGAAGTTCGACATCGCCGCCAGCTATCTCATCCCGCTGGTGCACGAGGGTCGCGCGCTGGGCGTGGTCTGTATCGACAGCGGGCAGATCGGGCAGATTCCCACCTCCCTGCAGCGCGATCAGCTCAAGCAGTTTCTGGCGCAGGTCACCCCGGTCATCGACCAGGCTCGCAAATACCACCAGCAGATCCTGCTGGCACGGCAGGTGGACGCCGCCAAGAAACGCGAGGCGGCGTTGCACATGGTCAAATCCGCGGTGCGCCTCATTGACAAACTGGCATTGGCATCAGTGCTGGTACCGGCCCCACCGGGGGAAACAGGCGATGCGGGGCTGCGTATCCTGGCCTCCTACTCCAGGGAGAAAGAGACCAAGCAGCTTTACGAAGATCACAAGCTGGTCAGCCTGGGCCCCGGGCAATCCCTGCTGTCGCGTTTCATCAACGCTTCAGGGGTCATTACCGACGAAACCCTGCTTTCACCGCTTTATTTTCCCTACCTGGAGTCGGAAACCCTGCAGAAACGCTATCTGACAGATCAGCTCGGCCTCAAGTCCCTGTTTCTGGTGCCGCGTTACGAGGCGCGCACCCGGCGGGTCATCTGCCTCGTCAATTACTATACCAGGGAAACGCACACCTTCAGCGATTTTGAAAAGGGGCTGCTGGAAGCGCATGCCGACATGGTTGAGCGTGCCATCCAGGAGATCGGCGGCCAGCATATTGAAATCCAGGTGCTGGCGGAGATCAACGACCTGCTGCAGCAGCGCTTCGAGGGGCTGGCCCCCTTTCTGAACCGGGTTTTGTCCAAAGCCACCGAAATCATTGGTGCCGACACCGGCAGCATCGCCCTGGTGGAGCAGATCGACGAACGCAAATGGCTGGTGGTGGAAGACAGCGAGGGGCGCGTGGTCGGCGCCAAAAGCAAGGAGTGGCTCAAGCAGAACATCGCTCCGATCCCCATCGGCGGCTCGGAACTGCCGCGCGAAGAACGCAGCCTTACCGGCTTCGTGGCCGCCACCGGCAGACCGCACCGCATCGATGACACGATCGCGGAGAAAAGCGCCGGCGGCTTCTACCGCGAGATCACCGAAACCATCCGTTCGGAGCTGGCGGTGCCGGTCGTCTGCGAAGGAGAGGTCATCGCGGTGATCTGCCTTGACAGCATGCGCCCGCATTTCTTCACCGATGAGCATCAGCGCATCCTGACCCTGATCGAGCGCATGATCTCGCGCCACCTTGGCGACCGGCGACGCATCGAGCAGCTTACCACCGAAGTGACCCAACTGCGCTCAGACGTCGGCTACAAGGACCCGAAGGTCTCCTCCTACAAGCTCGGCAATATCATCGGCAACTCCAGCAAGGCCATGCAGGTGGTGGATTTCATTCAGCGCGTGGCGCCGCCGCTGGCCAACCGCATCGCCTTCTGGAGCCAGGCCAGCATCCGCGAGGCGACCCTGGGACTGCCGTCGCTGCTGATTACCGGCGAAACCGGCAGCGGCAAGGAGTTCGTCTTCAACAACATCTACTCACGCCTCAACGAAATCTACCGCGAAAAAATCCGCCCCGGGCGCGAACTTCCGGTCAAAAAATCCAATATTGCCGCCTACAGCGGCGAACTGACCTATTCGGAGCTTTTCGGCCACAAACGCGGCGCCTTTACCGGCGCCCATGCCGACCGCATGGGAATTCTGGAAGAAGCCCATGGCGGGATCGTTTTTCTCGATGAAATCGGCGACGCCGATCCTAAAACCCAAGTGCAGCTGCTGCGCTTTCTCGACAACGGCGGTTTTGTCCGCCTCGGCGAAAACACCACGCGCTACGCCCGGGTGCTGCTGGTGGCCGCCACCAACAAGAACCTGCACCAGCTGATCGAAGAGGGTGCCTTCCGCGAAGATCTTTACCATCGCCTGACGGAACTGACCATCGAGGTGCCGTCCCTCAATCAGCGCCGCGAGGACATCGGCGACCTGGCCACCCACTTTCTCGGGCAACTGTTTCGCATCTACAAAAAACCCGAGGAAAGCGACAACGACCAACCGACTTTAACACGTGGGGCACGCGAAGCCCTGGTCAATCACCATTTCACCGGCAACATCCGCGAGCTGCGCAGCATCCTGCTTCGTGCGCTGTTCTTCCGGCGCGGGGCGATGATCACGGAGGAGGATATCCGCACCGCGGTGGCGGGAGCGCCTGCTGCGGAACCCCGCGATCAGACCCGCAAGCTGACCGAAGAGGTGGCGGTACGCATCTATGACGACATCCTGGCGGGCCGGGAGGATTTCTGGTCGGCAGTGCACCAGCCCTATTCGTCCAATCATCTGACGCGCGAAACGGTGCTTACCCTGGTGGAGAGAGCCCGCGACGACGGTGCGACCACCATGCCGAAGATGGCGCAGCGCCTGCACGCCTGCGACCCACGCAGCAGTGATCCGGAGGAACAGAAGGTATTTTTCCGCTTCAAGAATTTTCTCTACAAAACGATTCGCATCCGTTGA
- the hemC gene encoding hydroxymethylbilane synthase, producing MSKQTLRIGTRSSQLALWQANWVKNCLEERYPGLEVTLTKIKTQGDKILDVPLAMVGGKGLFVKEIEEAMLRGEVDIAVHSMKDVPTIFPEGLDLRCITEREDPRDIVVLRSGLSSWRDIPQGGRIGTSSLRRKSQLLHLRPDLEMLDIRGNVETRIRKLTDDKLDAVVLAAAGMKRLGFADQVGEYLEPEVSLPAIGQGALGLETRIDDERTNEMIDFFHHPETAYAVTAERALLRHLEGGCQVPIAAYGTVSGDTVNLTGLVASVDGARFLKKTRSAPVAEAAQLGISLAEDLLGMGAGEILNEVYQHETFNSDREDV from the coding sequence ATGAGCAAACAGACCCTGCGGATCGGCACCCGGAGCAGTCAACTGGCCCTGTGGCAGGCTAACTGGGTCAAAAACTGCCTGGAAGAGCGCTACCCCGGACTGGAAGTGACCCTGACCAAGATCAAGACCCAGGGGGATAAGATCCTCGATGTCCCGCTTGCGATGGTTGGCGGCAAGGGGCTGTTCGTCAAGGAAATTGAAGAAGCGATGCTGCGGGGCGAGGTCGATATCGCGGTTCATTCCATGAAAGATGTGCCGACGATCTTCCCCGAAGGCCTTGATCTGCGCTGCATCACCGAGCGCGAAGACCCGCGCGACATCGTGGTCCTGCGCTCCGGCCTGTCGAGCTGGCGCGATATTCCGCAGGGGGGGCGCATCGGCACCTCTTCGCTGCGCCGCAAGTCTCAGCTGCTCCATCTGCGTCCCGACCTCGAAATGCTCGATATCCGCGGCAACGTAGAGACCCGCATCCGCAAACTTACCGATGACAAGCTTGATGCCGTGGTGCTGGCGGCCGCCGGCATGAAGCGGCTGGGCTTTGCCGATCAGGTCGGCGAATACCTGGAGCCCGAAGTGTCGCTGCCCGCCATCGGGCAGGGGGCGCTGGGCCTCGAGACCCGCATTGATGATGAGCGCACCAACGAAATGATCGATTTCTTCCATCACCCCGAAACGGCCTATGCGGTCACCGCCGAGCGTGCTCTGCTGCGGCATCTCGAAGGCGGCTGCCAGGTTCCCATTGCCGCCTACGGAACCGTCAGCGGCGATACGGTCAATCTCACCGGCCTGGTGGCCAGTGTCGACGGCGCGCGCTTTCTCAAGAAGACCCGCAGCGCTCCTGTCGCCGAGGCGGCACAGCTGGGGATTTCGCTGGCCGAGGATCTGCTGGGGATGGGTGCCGGAGAAATTCTCAACGAAGTCTATCAGCACGAAACCTTCAACAGCGACCGTGAGGACGTCTGA
- a CDS encoding cation:proton antiporter, which yields MVHHYLPIFLIVLGAAIVPFIARRMRVPSAALEIVYGLLLFNFVLHERPNWFPLFRELGLVYLMFIAGMELDLRSLWRGGRAGWYVLVSVVSFTLTPLLFVALGLPFFLGVSVAMISAGIVVPVLKETGLMKTPLGQNIMGVVLTGELLSIMVLALIDAYHKHGMTWLAATELLKLTLVFALAVVVLKAMRLLAWWYPSRVQKVMESEDPVEEGVRIVVTVAFAGGLLAIFVGAEAILGSFLMGVVFTFVFRNKGRFEEKINALGFGFLIPFFFIGVGSDLTLEVLTSWDTVLLAVFLTLAVLVSNLSPLLVARPLGLTMREATAMAILLSAPLTMIVVAGTMGERIGVLAPEMTGPLVLTALLASILYPSLFRPLAQKVVSEDQNENGSK from the coding sequence ATGGTCCATCATTATCTGCCTATTTTCCTGATTGTGCTCGGCGCGGCCATCGTGCCCTTTATCGCACGGCGCATGCGGGTGCCGTCTGCGGCTCTCGAAATCGTTTACGGTCTGCTGCTGTTCAACTTCGTTCTGCATGAACGCCCCAACTGGTTTCCGCTGTTTCGTGAACTGGGGCTGGTTTATCTCATGTTCATCGCCGGCATGGAGCTTGATCTGCGCAGTTTGTGGCGCGGTGGCCGTGCCGGCTGGTATGTACTGGTGTCGGTCGTCTCCTTTACGCTGACGCCCCTGCTGTTTGTTGCCCTGGGCCTGCCTTTTTTCCTTGGGGTGTCGGTGGCGATGATCTCTGCGGGCATTGTGGTGCCGGTACTGAAAGAAACAGGTTTGATGAAGACGCCGCTGGGGCAGAACATCATGGGTGTGGTGCTGACCGGCGAACTGCTTTCCATCATGGTGCTGGCGCTGATTGATGCCTACCACAAGCACGGTATGACCTGGCTGGCCGCGACCGAGCTTCTGAAACTGACCCTGGTGTTTGCCCTGGCGGTGGTGGTGCTCAAGGCGATGCGCCTGCTGGCCTGGTGGTATCCGTCGCGGGTGCAGAAAGTGATGGAGAGCGAAGACCCGGTTGAAGAAGGGGTGCGCATCGTTGTCACCGTTGCCTTTGCGGGGGGACTGCTGGCCATTTTCGTCGGGGCGGAGGCGATCCTCGGATCCTTCCTCATGGGAGTGGTCTTTACCTTTGTTTTCCGCAACAAGGGGCGCTTTGAGGAGAAGATCAACGCGCTGGGGTTCGGCTTTCTGATCCCGTTTTTTTTCATCGGCGTCGGTTCCGACCTGACCCTGGAGGTGCTAACGTCGTGGGATACGGTGCTGCTGGCGGTCTTTCTGACCCTGGCGGTGCTGGTGAGCAACCTCTCGCCGTTGCTGGTCGCAAGACCGCTGGGGCTGACAATGCGGGAAGCGACCGCCATGGCCATTCTGCTGTCGGCCCCATTGACCATGATCGTGGTGGCGGGGACGATGGGCGAGCGCATCGGCGTATTGGCTCCCGAGATGACCGGCCCGCTGGTGCTGACAGCGTTGCTGGCCAGTATCCTCTACCCTTCTTTGTTTCGCCCTTTAGCGCAGAAGGTAGTGTCCGAAGACCAAAATGAAAACGGCTCAAAATAA
- the cobA gene encoding uroporphyrinogen-III C-methyltransferase, which yields MMKQGIVYLVGAGPGDPGLITLRGRDCLRRADAVVYDYLANPCLLEEARADVEKIYVGKERGRHHLPQEQINELLAELAQAGKTVVRLKGGDPYLFGRGGEEALFLHRAGVEFEVVPGVTAAFAAAAYAGIPLTHRDYTTTLGLVTGHEKPEKKMSSLDWGKIATGMGTLVFYMGMVNLSLIVRELIRNGRSPQTPVAIVRWASTAQQHSLIATLEDVEEKARAASIGPPAVIIVGEVVDLHKRLAWFENRPLFGRRVLSTRAAAQASGLRDLLEERGAEVVSVPTIALAPPADWGPVDRELDRLAQTDLLILTSVNAVDFFFERLRSKGSDARALAGVTLVSVGPKTAEAFEPYGVKADLVAADYRAEGVVALLKEQGVQGRRVLYPHAELARTLIPDELRALGAEVAAPVLYRTVVPQEGGETLRELLVKGALDAVTFTASSTVDHFVAMVGEDAAQLLRGVVVVSIGPLTSRTARKHGIEVTVEPRDSTLDAMVEALAQHFKTHPTSPVRD from the coding sequence ATGATGAAGCAGGGCATTGTCTACCTGGTCGGGGCCGGACCCGGCGATCCCGGCCTGATCACCCTCAGGGGGCGCGATTGCCTGCGCCGTGCTGACGCGGTGGTCTACGACTACCTGGCCAATCCATGCCTGCTGGAGGAAGCCCGCGCCGATGTGGAGAAGATCTATGTCGGCAAAGAGCGCGGCCGGCACCACCTGCCACAGGAGCAGATCAATGAGCTGCTGGCCGAGTTGGCGCAGGCCGGGAAAACGGTCGTTCGCCTGAAGGGTGGGGACCCCTATCTTTTCGGGCGCGGCGGAGAAGAGGCGCTCTTCCTGCATCGCGCCGGGGTGGAATTCGAGGTGGTTCCGGGCGTGACGGCCGCTTTTGCCGCCGCAGCCTATGCAGGCATTCCCCTGACCCACCGGGATTACACCACGACCCTGGGGCTGGTGACCGGTCACGAAAAGCCCGAAAAAAAAATGTCGTCCCTCGATTGGGGAAAGATCGCCACCGGCATGGGAACACTGGTGTTCTACATGGGGATGGTCAACCTGTCTCTGATCGTGCGGGAGCTGATCCGCAACGGCCGTTCTCCTCAGACCCCGGTCGCCATTGTGCGCTGGGCCTCCACCGCGCAGCAGCACAGCCTGATTGCCACCCTGGAGGACGTCGAAGAGAAGGCCCGTGCCGCCTCCATCGGTCCGCCCGCGGTCATTATCGTGGGTGAAGTGGTTGATCTGCACAAGCGGCTGGCCTGGTTTGAAAACCGCCCTCTTTTCGGTCGCCGCGTCCTCTCCACCCGCGCCGCCGCGCAGGCCTCCGGATTGCGGGATCTGCTTGAAGAGCGTGGCGCTGAAGTGGTGTCCGTACCCACCATCGCGCTGGCGCCGCCGGCGGACTGGGGGCCGGTCGACCGGGAGCTGGACCGCCTGGCGCAAACCGATCTGCTGATTCTCACTTCGGTCAACGCGGTCGATTTCTTTTTCGAGCGCCTGCGCAGCAAAGGCAGTGATGCGCGCGCCCTGGCCGGAGTGACGCTGGTATCGGTCGGACCGAAAACCGCCGAGGCCTTTGAACCTTACGGAGTCAAAGCGGACCTGGTGGCCGCCGATTATCGGGCCGAAGGGGTGGTCGCGCTGCTTAAAGAGCAGGGTGTCCAGGGGCGTCGGGTGCTCTATCCCCACGCCGAACTGGCGCGCACGCTGATCCCCGATGAGCTGCGTGCCCTGGGCGCCGAAGTTGCGGCGCCGGTTCTCTATCGCACCGTTGTACCGCAAGAGGGTGGAGAAACCTTGCGCGAACTGCTGGTGAAAGGGGCCCTCGATGCGGTGACCTTCACGGCCTCTTCAACCGTTGATCATTTTGTCGCCATGGTGGGTGAAGATGCCGCCCAGCTGCTGCGCGGTGTCGTGGTGGTCTCCATCGGCCCGCTCACCAGCCGCACCGCCCGTAAGCATGGGATCGAGGTGACGGTCGAACCACGCGACTCCACTCTTGACGCCATGGTGGAGGCGTTGGCGCAGCATTTCAAAACACATCCCACCAGTCCCGTGCGGGATTGA
- a CDS encoding M16 family metallopeptidase codes for MSDFFKDTLANGLRVLTVPMPHLHAVEMMFFVGVGSRNEDSRVAGVSHFLEHMLFRGCEGYPTGPELERAFEAIGGYVNAATDVETTCYHSRVHPDHVDRGTALFAQMLQAPLMHDFETERRVILEEALEDLNAKGEDVNPDNLTAALLWPGHPLGRPTIGTRASIEGLTLDDLKKHHATYYRPANVVAVAAGRVGHGGFLQSVEHYFGGWQSAPAPDSTLFAVPSAENAPESVWVRDSGSQVSLQIAFRIPGRTDANNMALRLLRRVLSGGGSARLMQRLREELGLTYAVDAQMATVAETGSFSIDLALMPDNVEQAVEEVLAMLVDLCRNPVPQEELDGIRRGFLYELEFSCDFTEEMAARYGWGEMVGQVRTLEQERRDVAAITPEMLREAACRTFRRETLKLAAAGPWRAEMKRRVNRRLQTFDPRG; via the coding sequence ATGAGTGATTTTTTCAAGGATACCCTCGCCAACGGGTTGAGGGTGCTTACCGTTCCCATGCCGCATCTGCATGCGGTAGAGATGATGTTTTTCGTCGGCGTCGGCAGCCGCAACGAGGACTCCCGCGTGGCCGGCGTGTCGCATTTTCTCGAGCACATGCTGTTTCGCGGCTGCGAAGGCTATCCCACCGGGCCGGAGCTTGAGCGTGCTTTCGAGGCGATCGGCGGTTATGTCAATGCCGCGACTGATGTGGAGACCACCTGTTATCATTCGCGTGTGCACCCCGATCATGTCGACCGCGGCACCGCGTTGTTTGCGCAGATGCTGCAGGCGCCGCTGATGCATGATTTCGAGACCGAGCGCCGCGTGATTCTGGAAGAGGCCCTGGAGGATCTCAACGCCAAGGGCGAGGACGTCAATCCCGATAATCTCACGGCCGCCCTGCTGTGGCCCGGCCATCCGCTGGGACGCCCGACCATCGGCACCCGCGCCAGTATCGAGGGGCTGACACTGGATGACCTCAAGAAACACCACGCCACCTATTATCGCCCTGCCAACGTGGTGGCTGTGGCGGCCGGACGGGTCGGGCACGGCGGGTTTCTGCAATCCGTCGAGCATTATTTCGGTGGCTGGCAGTCGGCACCGGCTCCGGATTCAACCTTGTTTGCGGTTCCTTCTGCTGAAAATGCCCCCGAATCGGTCTGGGTGCGCGACAGCGGCTCGCAGGTCTCATTGCAGATCGCTTTTCGTATTCCGGGGCGCACCGATGCGAACAATATGGCGCTGCGTCTTCTGCGCCGCGTGCTCTCAGGCGGGGGCAGTGCGCGCCTCATGCAGCGGCTGCGGGAAGAGCTGGGATTGACTTACGCGGTGGATGCGCAGATGGCGACGGTCGCCGAGACCGGCTCCTTCTCCATCGATCTGGCGTTGATGCCGGACAATGTCGAACAGGCGGTGGAAGAGGTTCTCGCGATGCTCGTTGACCTGTGCCGCAACCCGGTGCCGCAGGAAGAGCTTGACGGCATCCGGCGCGGGTTTCTCTACGAGCTGGAGTTCAGCTGCGATTTTACCGAAGAGATGGCCGCGCGCTACGGCTGGGGGGAGATGGTCGGCCAGGTGCGCACCCTGGAGCAGGAGCGCCGCGACGTCGCTGCAATTACACCGGAGATGCTGCGTGAGGCCGCCTGTCGGACCTTCCGGCGTGAAACGCTGAAGCTTGCGGCGGCCGGACCCTGGAGAGCGGAGATGAAGCGACGGGTCAATCGCCGTCTGCAGACTTTTGATCCGCGCGGCTGA